The following DNA comes from Hyphomicrobiales bacterium.
ACCGATAAAGTGGCATTTGAAGAACCAAAGGTCGGGGTTCACGTCCAACTCGGCGAGAACATGACCCTTATCGTTGGCGCCGCCTTCTTCACTGATCGAGGTGATGCGATCAAACATGAGCATCGGCGGCGCGGGCAGTTGCGCATTGCCGGGGCCGAACATTTTGCCTTCGGCGCATTCGATCAGTTGATCATAGGTCAGAGAAGAGGGGCGGTCGGACATGGAGAGCTCCCAATAAAACAGCGGCGCAAAAAGAATGGTTCTGCCGACTGTTCGGTGTTTTTGCAGCGGGTGGTATCAGTTTAGGGCCGCAAAACAAGCCCCCGCGTTGATCGGGCCAGTCAACGCCTCGCACCGCCGATCAGGTTCACCATTATGCGAATGATTTGCAAAAAGTGCGCTGCAAAGTTCTCGGAAGGCCCGCATTACCTTGACCTCCGCGCCTGAAACCGGCACATAAAGGGCCGTTCGGCACGCTTGAGTAAATAGGCTTTGGTGCGCCGCACAGAATGGTTTCAAGCGGCAGTTGGACAAGCCACCGCGCCAAAGGTTTGCAATAAACAGCATGACGGCCCCGATGGACAGCACCACACCTTCGCAGATGGACGCCACAACGGCGACCACCGCCAAGCTTCGTGCCGCTGGACTTCGGCCGACACGCCAACGCGTTTCATTGGCCGCGATCCTTTTCGATGGCGAGGATCGTCACGTTTCTGCGGAATGGCTGTACGATGTGGCCAAGCAGTCTGGTGCCGACGTGTCCCTGGCAACAGTCTACAACACGCTGCACCAGTTCACCGCCGCCGGCCTGCTGCGTGAGATCACGGTGGATTCGACCCGCACCTATTTCGACACCAATATCGGTGATCACCACCACATGTTCTTGGAGCATGAGGACAAGGTGATCGATGTGCCGTCCAATGCCGTTTCGGTGAACCGCCTGCCGGAAATTCCCGAGGGCATGGAGTTGGTGAGCGTTGATGTTTTGGTCCGCGTACGGCCAAAAACGAGCTAGTCAGCAACCGGCCCGTTAGACTTTAGCCCGAGCCGGGCAAATCCACTTCGATTTGAACATCCGGCTCTGAGCCAGGAAGCCAGCCATTGGTGTAGGCTACAGCTGCGCCCGCCAAGACGACGACCAAGATACCGGCGACAAACCAGCCTGCATTGTTCGATTTCATAATCGACCCGCTTTCGCATTGAAGACTGTGCTCCCGAGACTGGAAGCTTACTGTCCTAAACGCGCAGGCGCGACGATGGTTCCATCCATCGGATTAGTTGGCCTCAAACGCCTCATCGGGATAGGCGCCCCAGAGGGATGTCTGGCGCACAAACCCGCGCCAATCGAGCTGCGGGTTGGCAGAACTCACCTCGCACCAGTCGCCATCGCATTCGATAATTTCAGCCAAAACGCCGGGCTGTAGCAGGAAGCGTGTGCTTGCATCGGGATCCGGTGCACGGCGCGCAGGGATCGGGTCACCGTCACTCCAAGGCGCGATGACAGCGGTGCGACGTCCGGTTAGCAGATCGTGTCGAATCCAGCCTTCATCGCCTTCCATGTCGCGGATTTTGCGCCAGTTGCCGAACTCGGCGGTGATCTCGACCGGCAGACCGGCGCGCACAAAGGTCCAGCGGATGTCATAGGCGCCACCCGGGCCGACTCGCACATTGGCTTCATTGGGACGGATGGAAACAAAGCGCGGCAGCGGAAAGCCGGTCACCGGCCCGACCGTCACGCCGTTCTGGATCGCCGGCGCCTGCGCGTTGGCGGGAGCGACGGACGCCAGCCCTGCCCAAAGGGCTGTGGCTAGGACGAGGGCAAGCGGCTGTGTGAAACTTTTGATGCGGATTGGACAGGACATTGTGCGCTGCGATAAGCCTTGAGAGACGCGGGTTGGTTGGCTGGCCATTGGTTTGGCTGGACAACATGGGTCGCGTACGGTTGTTAGGGCCGATACTTGGCGCAGCAGCGTTAATTTTGGGTCAAAACGCGTCGGCGAGCCGGCATGAAAAGGTGAATGCAGATGGTGAAGACGAAACCTCAAATCGTGGTCACGCGGAAGCTGCCCGATGTGGTTGAGACCCGGATGCGCGAGCTTTTCGATGCCAAACTAAACACCGATGACCGGCCAATGACCCAGGCTGAGCTGGTGGAAGCGGCGCGCACCGCCGATGTGCTGGTGCCGACGGTGACCGACAAGATCGATGCTGGCGTGCTGGCCCAGGCTGGACCGAAGCTAAAAATGATCGCCCAATTCGGGGCAGGCGTGGACAATATCGACGTTGATGCTGCCAACAATCGCTCGATCATCGTCACCAACACGCCCGGTGTTTTGACCGAAGACACCGCCGACATGACCATGGCGCTGATGCTTGCTGTCCCACGCCGCCTGAAAGAGGGTGCGCGCTATTTGGTGGACAATGCGGAAAACTGGGAAGGCTGGTCGCCAACCTGGATGCTCGGCCATCGGATCTGGGGCAAACGGCTCGGCATTGTCGGCATGGGGCGGATCGGTCAGGCCGTTGCCCGCCGCGCGAAAGCCTTCGGGCTTGCGATCCACTATCACAATCGGCGACGCGTTGCGCCGGGCATCGAAGAAGAGCTCGAGGCGACCTATTGGGAGTCGCTCGACCAGATGCTGGCGCGCATGGATGTTGTGTCGGTCCATTGTCCGCACACACCGGCAACGTTCCACCTGCTTTCAGCCCGCCGCCTCAAATTGATGAAGCCGACGGCGTTCATCGTGAACACGGCGCGCGGCGAGATCATCGATGAAGCGGCGCTGATCCGTATGCTGGAATCCGATCAACTCGCCGGTGCCGGGCTCGACGTCTTTGAGCACGAGCCCTCGGCTGATCCGAAGCTCATCAAGCTGGCGCGCGACAACAAGGTAGTGCTGCTCCCACACATGGGTTCGGCCACCATCGAAAGCCGCATCGATATGGGTGAGAAGGTGATCATCAACATCCGCACCTTCGCCGACGGGCACCGCCCGCCAGATCGTGTGCTGCCGAGCATGTTGTAAGAAACTCACGTTCCGCATTGGTTGCTGGGCGGTGGTCCGTTTACTTCCGCTCTACGCCTTCGGCTCAACCTCCATCCTTGTTTGCTCTGCGCCTCCGGCTCAACCTCCATCCTTGTTTGCTCTGCGCCTCCGACGCAACCGCGGGTGCCCGCCAGATCGTGTGTTGCCGAGCAGATTTAAGGTGATCGTCAACTGCCGTCGCCGGTTTTGATACAGCGTTGTGCGGACCAGTGGCACTGGATCCTCGGGTCAAGCCCGAGGATGACCATCGCATTCAGTCGCTGGTGGTATCCGCCAACAACCACACCATTCGGTCGATGAACCACAGCTTTCCGCCGAGAGTCATCACCAGGCCAAGCAAAGTGGCCCACAGGTCCAACGTCCATAGGCCGTAGATCAGCGGCACAAGACCTACCCCCGCCACAACAGACAGGCCGATTCCCCAGCGCAGATGGTGCTCCGAGATGGGATTGGTCTTGCGAGCCAGGAACACCCGCTCGCCTAGCACGCCCTTGGATTCCCAGCGGTCCAACGTTTCGGGTTCCGGAAAGGCGCGCGGATTGATGAACGTCCAGACAATAATCGCGGCTATCGGTAGCAGGCACCACCAACCGATCCAGAGGCGCGACCAAATGGCCAAAGCCAGCAAAGGCAAGATGATGAGGCGCGTCCAGAAGCTCCAAGGGTTGGCATGGCGCGCCCAGGTGCGATCGTCCATACCCATCAACTGCTCAGCTTTGGCGAACAGATCAGCCATAGGCGATCTCTTCAAAGCGCATCGTCAACGCGTTGACCAATAGCAGCCGGCCAAGCAGCGGCTCACCGGCACCGGTGATCAGCTTGATTGCTTCCATGGCCTGCATGGTGCCGAGCATGCCCGTCAGAGCGCCGATCACGCCAACTTCCGCGCAGGTCGGCAAGGAACCGGGCGCCGGAGGGTTGGGAAAAAGATCGGCGAAGCGTGGATAAGGGTGGCCATCATCCCTGGTCCTGTGCGGTGCAAGGACCGTCAGCGACCCCTCCCAAACCGAGACTGCACCGGTGACAAGTGGAACACCAAGAATTTCACACGCGGCGGCAACATGGGCCCGGGTTTCAAAACTGTCCGATCCATCAACAACCACATCGGCGCCTTGCAACAGGTTGGATGCGTTGTCTGATGACAATCGCGTCTGATGTTTGATCAGCGCGACGTGCGGGTTTACCGCCTGGAGGGCGTCGGCTGCGCTTTCCACCTTCGGATCACCCACTCGCGCCGTCGGATGGATGACCTGGCGTTGCAGATTGGAGAGCGCGATGCTGTCATCATCGATAAGGGTCAATGTCCCGACCCCTGCCGCCGCCAGATACAGCAGACAGGGTGCGCCAAGCCCCCCTGCCCCGATGACGGCGACATGGGCTGCCTTCAGTTTCTGCTGGCCCGGTCCGCCCACATCGCGGATCACCAGATGCCTGGCGTAGCGCTCGATCTCAGTTTGCGAGAGTGTTTCGTCCATGGCCCGTCTTAACCCCCTACCGTTTTGCCGTCACCTCACGCTTGCCCCGGCGCGTCCGCACCGCTAGATCACCGCGATGCCTTCTGTTGACGTTAAAATCTGCGGGTTGAGCGAGCCGGAAACGCTGGAAACAGCACTTGCCGCCGGCGCTGATATGGTCGGGTTCGTCAATTTCCAAAAAAGCCCTCGCCACGTCGAGCTTTCGCGAATGGAATCGCTTGCCACCATGGCGCGCGGACGGGCGCAGATCGTC
Coding sequences within:
- a CDS encoding transcriptional repressor, yielding MDATTATTAKLRAAGLRPTRQRVSLAAILFDGEDRHVSAEWLYDVAKQSGADVSLATVYNTLHQFTAAGLLREITVDSTRTYFDTNIGDHHHMFLEHEDKVIDVPSNAVSVNRLPEIPEGMELVSVDVLVRVRPKTS
- a CDS encoding D-glycerate dehydrogenase; its protein translation is MVKTKPQIVVTRKLPDVVETRMRELFDAKLNTDDRPMTQAELVEAARTADVLVPTVTDKIDAGVLAQAGPKLKMIAQFGAGVDNIDVDAANNRSIIVTNTPGVLTEDTADMTMALMLAVPRRLKEGARYLVDNAENWEGWSPTWMLGHRIWGKRLGIVGMGRIGQAVARRAKAFGLAIHYHNRRRVAPGIEEELEATYWESLDQMLARMDVVSVHCPHTPATFHLLSARRLKLMKPTAFIVNTARGEIIDEAALIRMLESDQLAGAGLDVFEHEPSADPKLIKLARDNKVVLLPHMGSATIESRIDMGEKVIINIRTFADGHRPPDRVLPSML
- the moeB gene encoding molybdopterin-synthase adenylyltransferase MoeB; amino-acid sequence: MDETLSQTEIERYARHLVIRDVGGPGQQKLKAAHVAVIGAGGLGAPCLLYLAAAGVGTLTLIDDDSIALSNLQRQVIHPTARVGDPKVESAADALQAVNPHVALIKHQTRLSSDNASNLLQGADVVVDGSDSFETRAHVAAACEILGVPLVTGAVSVWEGSLTVLAPHRTRDDGHPYPRFADLFPNPPAPGSLPTCAEVGVIGALTGMLGTMQAMEAIKLITGAGEPLLGRLLLVNALTMRFEEIAYG